The proteins below come from a single Cylindrospermopsis raciborskii Cr2010 genomic window:
- a CDS encoding type I polyketide synthase, which translates to MSADSINTALAELENLINSCENDLIRFIEARKMNSGNEISTKKVNRQLQQNPIAIVGMASLLPQSRNLRQYWQNIVSKADCITDVPESHWSVKDYYDPNPRTPEDKTYCKRGGFIPEVDFNPMEFGIPPSILEVTDVSQLLSLVVAKEAMEDAGYGEAREFNRENVGVILGVAMAKQLGMPLSARLEYPVWEKVLISSGLSPEDTQKIVEKIKSAYIKWDENAFPGMLANVVAGRIANRLNFGGMNCVVDAACASSFGALKMAISELVEYRSDMMLTGGVDTDNTIMAYISFSKTPAVSPGENVKPFDAKSDGMMLGEGIAMLVLKRLEDAQKDGDRIYAVIKGIGTSSDGRYKSIYAPRKEGQVKALERAYNDAGFSPTTLGLMEAHGTGTMAGDPTEFASLQSFFSKHDERKQYIALGSVKSQIGHTKAAAGAASLVKTALALYHKILPPTINITEPNPKLDIENSCFYLNTETRPWIRGESESPRRAGVSSFGFGGTNYHLVLEEYQQEQQQPYRLHDVASQILFSAPNPSELIKNLETSLENLQAGDSNRYYSQLVEECRNIQIPQNAARIGFVAGNKADACKLLALSIDLLKNKQSTLNWEHPQGIYYRASGIKLRGKVVALFSGQGSQYLEMGREAVMNFPALRRLYGLMDSLLIEDNLQPISQVVFPHPTFNQTEKADQIATLQRTEYAQPAIGVFSAGLYSIFQQAGFKSDFTAGHSFGELTALLAAGVLSESDYLYLVKARGKAMAAPKDPDHDAGSMLAVKEEISKVELVLKNFPKITIANFNSPSQVVLAGPSHEIQKIHQKFQDLGYGAVLLPVAAAFHTPLIAFAQKSFAIATKSVKLLNPKIPVFSNVTAQQYPQESDKIQRILESHLASSVNFTQQIENIYAAGGYCFVEFGPKRILTNLVKDILGERPHITISLNPSTHKSSDISLREAAVQLQVLGMELGNIDPYQLPEIFSKEISQKSLNVKLKGINYVSEKTKNAFEKALNDGFKIQGVPQIQPVSVIDKPSELIPEKEVVEIVHTTNGNGNRDQQTSIISSLSTDPQMNSANPINSSLRAEEQLPILTYPMVQVLGGKMTISDKNTEFQQVLASLENLLSQFQNSQSDNLQIHDTYLQHQIEYAKTFFQLVQQQNTLFMNNKSPETGETKKSIMDSFERSMMQFHHQQAETLRIHEQYLREQLEHTKNFFHLIQQEYSLLIDGAEELTPVIPLQLTDIHTENLREISPQNSQLTVSEMVVSSTSKTLEVQIPQPTIIETQPVITPIPETRVEQPPVPVTEIAISSQTKKSAIDIQDIGKSLLSITSEKTGYPIEMLEFDMDMEADLGIDSIKRVEILGGLQELYPDLPKPNLEELAEKRTIGQIVEYLEKQVLTNPTTNQVNHSEHIVKNVDPKVTSELIIPSPVDIPHSPPTSDEYSSIAETLLKITSEKTGYPVEMLELDMDMEADLGIDSIKRVEILGGMQEVYPDLPKPNLEELGDLRTIRQIVNYLQSLVVVEKKNLDFEQIKATVVDLTPPPTIDPNLPRRPVKLKILPEPDFWECQLPGGHIGLITDDGSLTTTKLVHGLIDKGWKVVVLSFPQSIVPERSPLPVGVTRINLANMSEEHLQLLLQSISVQYGKIGAFIHLHPYFSTTNLAYLETEKVIVKHIFLIAKHLKQSLNNAANLEGRVSFCTVVHLDGTFGLDHTENFGIIGGGLFGLTKSLRWEWPKVFLKAIDLSPKLEPHQSAEYIVAELYDSNRYIGEVGYGSKGRVTLVATAD; encoded by the coding sequence ATGTCTGCTGATTCAATAAATACTGCCTTAGCAGAGTTAGAGAACCTAATTAACAGTTGTGAAAATGATTTGATTAGATTTATAGAGGCAAGAAAAATGAATTCAGGAAACGAAATCTCAACTAAGAAAGTTAACAGACAACTGCAACAGAACCCCATTGCTATTGTGGGGATGGCTTCTCTACTACCACAGTCAAGAAATTTAAGACAATATTGGCAAAATATTGTGAGTAAAGCTGATTGTATTACTGATGTTCCAGAGAGCCACTGGAGTGTTAAAGATTACTACGATCCCAATCCTAGAACACCGGAGGATAAAACCTATTGTAAGCGGGGTGGATTTATTCCTGAAGTTGATTTTAACCCCATGGAATTTGGCATTCCTCCTAGCATTTTAGAAGTTACTGATGTATCGCAACTCTTGAGCTTAGTAGTTGCCAAAGAAGCAATGGAAGATGCTGGTTATGGTGAAGCTCGTGAATTTAATCGAGAGAATGTGGGGGTAATCTTAGGGGTAGCAATGGCTAAACAATTAGGTATGCCATTATCAGCTAGATTAGAATATCCCGTATGGGAAAAAGTTCTGATAAGTAGTGGTTTATCACCAGAAGATACTCAAAAAATCGTCGAAAAAATCAAAAGTGCCTACATTAAATGGGATGAAAATGCTTTTCCTGGAATGCTAGCAAATGTCGTAGCAGGACGTATTGCCAACCGATTGAACTTTGGTGGTATGAACTGTGTTGTTGATGCTGCTTGTGCTAGTTCCTTTGGTGCTTTAAAAATGGCTATTAGTGAACTGGTAGAATATCGGAGCGATATGATGTTAACCGGTGGTGTAGATACAGATAACACCATCATGGCTTACATTTCCTTTAGTAAAACTCCTGCGGTTTCTCCTGGTGAAAATGTTAAACCCTTTGATGCTAAATCCGATGGGATGATGTTGGGTGAAGGTATCGCCATGTTAGTTCTCAAAAGGCTAGAAGATGCACAAAAAGATGGTGATAGAATTTATGCTGTAATTAAGGGTATTGGAACTTCCAGTGATGGACGCTATAAGAGCATTTATGCTCCCAGAAAGGAAGGACAAGTGAAAGCTTTAGAACGGGCTTATAACGATGCTGGTTTTTCTCCTACGACATTAGGACTAATGGAAGCACATGGTACAGGAACTATGGCTGGAGATCCAACGGAGTTTGCTTCCTTACAAAGCTTCTTCAGTAAACATGATGAAAGAAAACAATATATTGCCCTAGGTAGTGTCAAATCTCAAATTGGGCATACGAAAGCAGCAGCAGGTGCAGCAAGTTTAGTGAAAACAGCTTTGGCGCTATATCATAAGATATTACCGCCAACTATCAATATTACTGAACCTAATCCTAAGTTAGATATTGAAAATTCCTGCTTTTATTTGAATACTGAAACTCGACCTTGGATACGTGGAGAGAGTGAATCACCCAGAAGAGCGGGAGTTAGCTCCTTTGGTTTTGGTGGTACCAATTATCATTTGGTTTTGGAAGAATATCAACAGGAACAACAACAACCTTATCGTCTACATGATGTGGCCAGTCAAATTTTATTTTCTGCTCCTAATCCCAGTGAGCTAATTAAAAATTTAGAGACAAGTTTAGAGAATTTACAAGCTGGAGATAGTAACAGATACTATTCTCAGTTAGTTGAGGAATGCAGGAATATTCAGATTCCTCAAAATGCAGCAAGAATTGGCTTTGTAGCTGGGAATAAAGCGGATGCTTGTAAACTATTAGCTCTGAGCATTGATCTATTAAAAAATAAACAATCTACCCTGAACTGGGAACATCCTCAAGGGATTTATTATCGAGCTTCTGGTATTAAATTAAGGGGGAAAGTAGTAGCCCTATTTTCAGGTCAAGGTTCTCAATATTTAGAGATGGGTAGAGAAGCTGTGATGAATTTCCCGGCTTTACGTCGCCTATATGGATTAATGGATAGCCTGTTAATTGAGGATAATTTACAGCCAATTTCCCAAGTAGTTTTTCCCCATCCTACCTTTAACCAAACAGAGAAAGCTGACCAAATTGCCACTTTACAAAGAACCGAATATGCACAACCTGCTATAGGTGTTTTTAGTGCTGGTTTGTATTCTATTTTTCAGCAAGCTGGGTTTAAATCTGATTTCACTGCTGGTCATAGTTTTGGAGAATTGACTGCTTTACTAGCAGCAGGAGTTTTGAGTGAATCAGATTATTTATACTTAGTAAAAGCTCGAGGAAAGGCAATGGCTGCGCCCAAAGATCCTGACCATGATGCAGGTAGTATGTTAGCAGTCAAGGAAGAAATTAGCAAGGTAGAATTAGTACTGAAAAATTTCCCAAAAATTACGATTGCTAATTTTAATTCTCCTAGCCAAGTAGTTTTAGCTGGTCCTAGCCATGAAATTCAGAAAATTCATCAGAAATTTCAAGATTTAGGCTATGGTGCTGTACTCTTACCTGTTGCTGCTGCTTTCCATACCCCCCTAATTGCATTTGCCCAAAAATCCTTTGCTATTGCCACTAAATCTGTCAAATTACTCAATCCTAAAATTCCCGTTTTTAGCAATGTTACAGCTCAACAGTATCCTCAAGAATCGGATAAGATTCAACGGATATTAGAAAGTCATCTGGCCAGTTCAGTTAATTTTACACAGCAAATAGAAAATATCTATGCTGCTGGTGGTTATTGCTTTGTGGAATTTGGACCGAAACGGATTCTGACCAACCTAGTTAAGGATATTTTGGGAGAACGTCCACATATTACTATATCTTTGAATCCTAGCACTCACAAAAGTAGTGATATTTCCCTTAGAGAAGCAGCGGTACAACTACAGGTTCTGGGTATGGAATTAGGTAATATTGACCCATACCAATTACCAGAAATATTCTCTAAAGAAATCAGCCAAAAAAGTTTAAATGTTAAACTCAAAGGTATTAATTACGTTTCAGAAAAAACTAAAAATGCCTTTGAAAAAGCACTAAATGATGGGTTTAAAATTCAGGGTGTTCCACAAATTCAACCGGTTTCAGTAATTGATAAACCTTCTGAACTTATACCAGAAAAAGAAGTAGTTGAAATAGTACATACTACTAATGGCAATGGTAACAGAGATCAACAAACATCAATTATCAGTTCTTTATCAACAGACCCCCAAATGAATTCTGCTAATCCTATTAATTCCAGCCTTCGAGCTGAGGAACAGTTACCCATATTAACTTACCCAATGGTACAGGTTTTAGGAGGGAAAATGACAATATCAGATAAAAATACTGAGTTTCAACAGGTTTTAGCTAGTCTAGAAAATCTCCTTAGCCAATTCCAAAATAGTCAAAGTGATAACTTACAGATTCATGACACTTACCTCCAGCATCAAATCGAATATGCCAAGACTTTTTTTCAATTAGTTCAGCAACAGAATACCTTGTTTATGAATAATAAATCTCCTGAAACTGGGGAAACTAAAAAATCAATCATGGACAGCTTTGAGCGCAGCATGATGCAATTTCATCATCAGCAAGCGGAAACCCTGCGCATTCATGAACAATACTTACGGGAACAGTTAGAACATACCAAGAATTTTTTCCACCTCATCCAACAGGAATATTCACTGCTAATTGACGGTGCAGAAGAACTAACACCTGTAATTCCCCTCCAACTTACGGATATACACACGGAAAATCTGCGGGAGATTTCGCCACAAAATTCCCAACTAACTGTGTCAGAAATGGTTGTTAGCTCTACTAGTAAAACATTGGAAGTACAAATTCCACAACCAACAATTATAGAAACTCAGCCAGTTATAACACCCATCCCGGAGACCAGGGTTGAACAACCACCTGTACCAGTTACGGAAATTGCTATAAGTTCCCAAACGAAAAAATCCGCAATTGATATTCAAGACATAGGTAAAAGTCTTCTATCTATCACCAGCGAAAAAACTGGTTATCCCATAGAAATGTTAGAATTTGACATGGATATGGAAGCTGACTTAGGAATTGACTCTATCAAACGGGTGGAAATATTAGGTGGGTTACAAGAATTATATCCCGATTTACCCAAGCCTAATTTGGAAGAACTAGCGGAAAAACGCACCATTGGTCAAATAGTTGAATATCTAGAAAAACAAGTCCTAACCAACCCGACTACTAACCAGGTAAATCATTCTGAGCATATAGTTAAGAATGTGGATCCCAAAGTAACATCTGAATTGATCATTCCTTCTCCAGTTGACATTCCCCATTCCCCCCCTACCAGTGATGAATACAGCAGTATAGCTGAAACCTTGTTAAAAATTACCAGTGAAAAAACTGGTTATCCAGTAGAGATGTTAGAACTGGATATGGACATGGAAGCTGACCTGGGGATAGATTCCATAAAAAGGGTAGAAATATTAGGGGGAATGCAAGAAGTATACCCAGATTTACCTAAACCTAACTTAGAGGAATTAGGAGACCTGAGGACAATTAGACAGATAGTTAACTACCTCCAAAGTCTGGTGGTGGTTGAAAAAAAAAATCTTGATTTTGAGCAAATAAAAGCCACGGTGGTGGATTTAACCCCACCACCTACTATTGACCCTAATCTTCCCCGTCGTCCAGTTAAATTGAAAATCTTACCGGAACCCGATTTTTGGGAATGCCAATTACCTGGAGGACATATAGGACTAATTACTGACGATGGTTCTCTAACTACCACAAAATTAGTTCATGGGTTGATAGATAAAGGTTGGAAGGTAGTAGTTTTAAGTTTTCCCCAATCAATTGTTCCAGAACGGTCACCATTACCAGTAGGAGTCACTCGCATCAATCTGGCAAATATGAGCGAAGAACATCTACAATTACTACTGCAAAGTATTAGTGTTCAATATGGTAAAATTGGAGCATTTATTCATCTTCATCCGTACTTCTCAACTACCAATCTTGCCTATTTAGAAACCGAAAAGGTAATTGTTAAACATATCTTTTTGATAGCTAAACACTTGAAACAATCACTGAATAATGCTGCCAATCTGGAAGGAAGAGTTAGTTTTTGCACAGTTGTTCATCTTGACGGTACATTTGGTTTAGATCATACAGAAAACTTCGGAATTATTGGGGGAGGATTATTTGGATTGACCAAGAGTTTGAGATGGGAATGGCCAAAGGTATTTTTGAAAGCGATTGATTTAAGTCCTAAGTTAGAACCACACCAGTCAGCAGAATATATTGTAGCCGAACTATATGATTCTAACCGATATATTGGTGAGGTTGGTTATGGTTCTAAGGGAAGAGTGACTCTTGTAGCAACAGCTGATTAG